The nucleotide window GCTTTTAAGTCCCTTGTTGGCCAGTTCTAAAAGGAAGATTCCGAAAAAGAGTCCAAAATATCCGGCAATAGTGGTTAAAAAAACACTCTCTGAGATTATTTGGGCGATGATTACACGAGGAGTAGCTCCAATGGCTCGCATAATTCCGATTTCCTGGGTTCGTTCTTTCACAATCACCAGCATAATATTGCTAACCCCGATAACTCCTGCCAGCAGCGTACCAATTCCTACAATCCATGTTAAAATACTAATGCCGACAAATAAGGTAGCGAATTGCTTAAATTGCTTTTCAATATTTATATGGGCAACTGCCTGCACATCGTCCGGTGCAATTTTATGTCGTTTCTTAATCGCTGAGATCACTTTTTCTTCAACAACACTTGCACTCAATCCTTCGGCGGCAGTAATGCCCATCATGTGAACATCGTTTCCGTAGTTGTAGGCAATTTGCATCGTTGTAAATGGCAGAAAGATGCTTTCGTCGGTCTTGCCATTCATATTCATATTTGATACCGGATGAATGACTCCGACTATCTGGTAGAAAACTCCTCCGATTTTTAAATATTCGCCAATCGGTTCTTCGTCTTTCGAAAACATCTCGTCAACAACTTTCTCGCCAACAACACAAACCTTTCGGCGTTGTTTGATATCAATTTCGTTTAACCAGCGCCCTTTCGGAAATTCCGCGGGATCGATGTTTGCCCACTCCGGGTAATCTCCTTTAATGTTGAATGAACCGCTTCGGTCTCCCCTGATCGTATTATTTCCGCTCAACCACGAACCAAAAAGTCGAGGCGCAACTGTTTTAACTTCAGGAATATGGTTGCGAATATATTCAATATCTTCATTGTTGAAATCCCAGTTGCGGCCACGCCTAAACCCTTCATAAGGCTTACTTGTTCGTTGTGCCCACATAAAAAATGAATTCACGGCAATTTTACCAACACCATCAGTAATTCCGGTTTCAAGTCCTCTTCCGGCTCCTATCATAATAATAAGCATGAATATTCCCCAGAAAACCCCAAATGCAGTTAAAAAGCTGCGTAGTTTATTTTTCTTTAAAGTGGATAATATTTCGTTAAATCTTTCTATCATCGTATTTGTTTATTCGTTATGGAGTGCTTCAATCGGTTTTATTGATGCTGCTCGTTTCGCGGGAATATATCCGGCCAAGGTACCGGCGCCAACCAAAAGTAGTAACGAGCTAATTGCAATACGAAGATCAACAGTGGGGTTCAAAAACATTGTAAATTCCCCCTGATCGCCGCTTGATGCAGCGGAGTTTTGTTGCTCCATCACAAAGTTAATGAGCTCCATCAGTGAAATCCCGAATAGCATGCCGATATATCCAGCCAATAGTGTGATAAATACCGATTCGAGTAAGATTAAACCAATAATTGACGAAGGTGAGGCTCCGATGGCTTTTCGAATACCAATTTCCTTGGTCCGCTCTTTTACGACAATGAGCATAATGTTGCTAACCCCAACAATGCCGGCGATGAGTGTCCCGATGCCTATTAGCCATATAAAGATATTTATGGCTTTAAAGATATTCATGGTTTCGATGTAATTTTCCAACGAATTGTAGATACCAATTGCCCTGGTATCGTTTACGTCAACCTTATGATTTGCCGCAAGCAGTGTGCGAATTTTCTTTTCAACTTGAAGGCTCTCTTTCTTAGAAAGATCTTTGGTGGTAACAGACAGATTGTGAATGCGATCACCAATGTTAAATATTAATTGAGCAGTTGTAATAGGGATGAGTCCCTGTTGTGCTCCTTCCCGCGGATCAGACTCGGCATATACACCAATAATTTTATAGAGTACACCTCCAATGTTCAAATATTCTCCAACCGGCTCAATTCCTTTAAAGAGTGCTTCTTTAATGTCTTTACCAATGACGACTACTTTTCGTTTATATTGAATATCGATCTCGTTGATAAAACGGCCTTCGTCAATGTTTAGTTTTTCTATATCCTGATAATCAGGATGACAGCCTTGTGTGGTGTATTGTCCGTATTCGTTTTTGAATGAATAGGTACGTGAATTGCTAAAATATCTTGCTGAAATTTTATCGATGTCATCCAGTTTTTTTATTTCATCGTAATCTTTCATATCAAAATAAATCCTTCTGCCTGCTTTTAGTCCCTGATAGGGCATGCTTGTTTCGCGGCTCCAAATCCACATCGCGTTTGTTGCATTACCCTCAAAATTTGAGCCTACACCATTGCTTAGTCCGTTTCCCGCACCCAGCAATACCATGAGCATAAAAATGCCCCATGCAATGGCAAAACCGGTAAGGAAAGTTCTCAATTTGTTTTTTTTGATGGTGGCAATGATTTCTTGCCATTTGTCAATATCGAACATGGTTTCAGGGCTAAATGGTTTCCAATTCTTTCGTATAGGCTTCCCTAAAGTTACTCAGGTCTCCATTTCGAATAATTTCATGGATTTGTCCATCCTTGAGTCGAATAATCTTTTTAGTCATCGAAGCAATGTCGTGCTCGTGGGTTACAAGAATAACGGTGATTCCGTCGTTATTGATCTCTTTCAGAATCTCCATTACTTCGTACGATGTTGTGGTGTCCAAAGCACCTGTTGGTTCATCGGCCAAAATTAATTTTGGTTTCGAGATTAACGCCCGGGCAATAGCAATACGCTGTTTCTGCCCCCCCGACATTTCATTGGGCATATGCTCAGCCCAATCTCTTAATCCAAGCTTGTCGAGGTATTCCATGGCTATGATGTTTCTCCTTTTGCGTTTTACTCCTTTGTAATAAAGTGGAAGAGCAACATTTTCCATAGCATTCTTAAAGGAGATCAGATTGAAGGACTGAAAAACAAAACCAACCAATTCATTGCGAAGTTGGGCGGCTTTCTTTTCGCTCATGTCTTTAATCTGTTGGTTGTTCAGGTAATAGCTTCCTTCGTCGTGGTTATCGAGCATGCCTAGTATATTAAGCAAGGTTGACTTGCCGGAACCGGATGATCCCATAATGGAAACAAACTCTCCCTGCTCAATATCCAGATTGATGCCTTTGAGCACATGTAGCTTGCTGTTACCCATGACATAGGATTTGTGAATGTTGTTTAGTTTGATCATTTGTTTAATTGTTTTCTGCTTTGAGGTATTAAAATTCCGAAATTCAAGGCTTATATCTGTAATAAATTCGATGAACAACCGATTTTTCTATGTGAGTGGTCTTTTCGATCCCACTCCTGTTGAGATTCTTTAAATAGGACGAACAATCTTTCCATACGTTACAGCAGAAATGATGATTTTTTGAAGGTATAATAAGGCCCCGCAGATTGTCCTGAAATTGTTACAATGTGATAGGTTAATGCGGTTGGGTGTTTGATTGATGATTCTCTTACTAAAAGCTTTGATCAATACAAGCAAAGATGCCACGCCGACCAGAGAAAAGAAACTAAATGAAATTGACATAAATCAACATGACAAACATCCGAATAATTAATTGAATAACTTTGATGTTTTTTAAAACATAAAAACCTTGGAAACAAATAATTAGTCGCAAAAAAATAATATATTTCGGAAGACTAGCATTAGTTAATTGTATGCCTGGTAAACTATTTATTCTTTAAAATATGGGAGATATTGATGAAGAAATTGAGGTGAGAGAAATAAGTGATAAAGAAATATGGGTCAAAACAAATAAATTTTCCATAATCCATGATAACATTATCTATGTAATTGCAGTTGGCGAGCAGACAACCGAATTCGCTAAAGCACAAGCTGAAATCTGCATGAAGATGTCTGGTTTAATTAAAGGGAAAGTGAATTTTCTGATCGACTTGAATAAGTCAGGAAAAAACACTCCGGGAGCTAGAAAAACGTGGAAAATTTTGACTGAGCATGATAATACGGAAAAAGTTGCCACCTTCGGACTTCATCCGGTTGCAAAAGTAATCGCCTCGTTTGTTATACGAGCTAGCAGTGGCAACAAAATGCGTTTTTTCTCAACAAAAGAGGAAGCCATAGCATGGTTGAAAGAGTAAATTGAACGGTGCCCAAGAGATCAATAAGAATTTACGCTGAATAGAATGATGAAGAAAAAGAGAGATAGAGTTCGAATTGAGGAGATGATTGAGGTGATTATGAAGGTTGGGCAGGGCGACCTTTCTGTTCAACTGGAGTTGTCGGAAAAATATGATCTCTTGGATTCGCTTGCCATGGGATTAAATATGATGATTGATGATTTAGGAAGCACCCATGCAACTGAAGTTCAAAATGAAAAATTCAAACAGATCAATATCGAACTGGAAAAGGCAATCGACAAAGCGCAGGAAAGCGAACGGTTAAAGACCGCATTTTTGGCTAATATGAGTCATGAAATCCGAACACCACTTAATTCAATTCTTGGGTTTTCCGAATTGCTATCCCCTGATTTAGGAAAAGCACAATTCGGGGTTTATAGCGAAATCATTAGGAATTCAGGAATTCAATTGCTTCAGATTATTGACGATATTCTTGATTTTTCAAAATTGGAATCAAAACAACTACCATTATTTCTCAGCCTTTGCAATATCAATAAGATTATGCATGAGGTCTATATCACCCAAAAACAAAGCAAAAAGCTTCGCCAAAGTAATACGATTCAGTTAAAGGAACCGGAAATTGAATTGTCAAATGATATTTATTTGAAAACGGATCCAGTGCGGTTGAAACAAATTCTGAATAACTTGATTAATAATGCCATAAAGTTTACGAAAGAAGGATTTGTTGAATTTGGCTATTCCATAAAAGCAGGATCGAGAGGCGAAATGATTGAGTTCTATGTAAAAGATACCGGGATTGGTATTTCTGATATGAAAAAGAAGGCCATCTTTGAACGGTTTATTCAGGTCGAAAGTTTCTCGATGAAAGAAGGTAATGGGCTGGGGCTGAGTATTTGCAAAGGATTAGTTGAATTGCTTGGTGGAGGTATTTGGGTTGAATCGAATCTGGACGAGGGTAGTTGCTTTTATTTTACCTTACCTTTTTCGGGTCAAGGTGAAATGGTGATGCCAGAACAGGGAGAGCAAGACAACGGTAAATGGAATCTTAGCGGAAGCAAAATTTTTATAGCGGAAGACAATTTGAACTCATTAACTTACCTAGAAGAGGTTTTACTTATTGAGGGCGTGTTTGTTAAGACAGCGTTGGATGGTCAGTCATTGCTAGAGCTATTGAAGGAGGATACTCCGGATTTGATTTTGCTTGATATCAATATGCCTGTTAAAAATGGTTATGAAACGATTGCTGAAATTCGCAAAAACGGATTGACTATGCCGATTATTGCACAAACAGCTTATGCCATGCCCGAAGAAAGAAGTACGATTTTGGCTGCTGGCTGTACTGACTATATTTCGAAACCGATTCAGAGAATGAAATTATTATCGTTGATTAGCGAGGTATTGAAGAACAATCCCATCTAGAATTATCTTTCAGTAATCGACTATCTTTTGCACCTTCCCGTCGATCACAACTCCATCAATTTTCATCTCTTTTCCCGATTTTAGTACATCTGCTGTCGTATGTACAATTGGTTCGCCTTTGGTATTAAAAGAAGTGTTGATCAATGCCCTGACCTGATATTTTTCATCGAGCAGATCGAGTAAATCCCAGAGATAGGGATTCTGCTTTCGACTAAAAAGAGATTGGATGCGGGCAGTTCCATCACTATGAACAGCACCTTCCAGTTCGGCTTGCTTCTCAGGCAGGATTGAAAAATCAAGGAGCATGTGTTGGCTGAGTTGGTGGATGGTTGTCTGACCCGTAAAATAACGGGCATTTTTCTCTAACATCACAGGAGCAACCGGGCGATACCACTCGCGCTGCTTGTGTTGCATGCTTATTTTTTTAGCGAGACGTTTGTTGTTGGCCAAGCACAGCATACTTCTGTTGCCTAGCGCACGAGGCCCCGCTTCTCCAAAGCCATTGCAGATGCCAATTACGTTGCCGGAGATTAGTAACTTGGCAGCTTGCTCTAAATCATTGGTGTTGTATTGAAATTTATTTGTTGGCAAATTCCAATTGTTGAGGTATGCTGAATGCTGCTCCACTTGCCCATGTTTTTTCCACTCGGCAAATGCGGCAGCACCCAATGCCAATCCCGAATCCTCGCAGCAAGGTGGAATAAAAACCTCATCGAACAGCTTGGATTCAATCAATCGCGTATTGGCCACAATGTTTAACGCACAGCCACCAGAGTAGTAGAGCGTCTTGCATCCGGTTTGCTGCCGGAGATTCTGAAAAATTAAAAGAGTTTCGCGCACAAACAGTTCATGAATTGTGGCGATGATATTTTGCAGAAACGGGTTTTTCTGGTCAAAAGATCCCAATTCAATATCGAAA belongs to uncultured Sunxiuqinia sp. and includes:
- a CDS encoding ABC transporter permease; translation: MIERFNEILSTLKKNKLRSFLTAFGVFWGIFMLIIMIGAGRGLETGITDGVGKIAVNSFFMWAQRTSKPYEGFRRGRNWDFNNEDIEYIRNHIPEVKTVAPRLFGSWLSGNNTIRGDRSGSFNIKGDYPEWANIDPAEFPKGRWLNEIDIKQRRKVCVVGEKVVDEMFSKDEEPIGEYLKIGGVFYQIVGVIHPVSNMNMNGKTDESIFLPFTTMQIAYNYGNDVHMMGITAAEGLSASVVEEKVISAIKKRHKIAPDDVQAVAHINIEKQFKQFATLFVGISILTWIVGIGTLLAGVIGVSNIMLVIVKERTQEIGIMRAIGATPRVIIAQIISESVFLTTIAGYFGLFFGIFLLELANKGLKSAAENGADIFIKNPGVNLTVAVSCLLILIISGAFAGYIPARRAIQIKPIDALRTEN
- a CDS encoding ABC transporter permease, which encodes MFDIDKWQEIIATIKKNKLRTFLTGFAIAWGIFMLMVLLGAGNGLSNGVGSNFEGNATNAMWIWSRETSMPYQGLKAGRRIYFDMKDYDEIKKLDDIDKISARYFSNSRTYSFKNEYGQYTTQGCHPDYQDIEKLNIDEGRFINEIDIQYKRKVVVIGKDIKEALFKGIEPVGEYLNIGGVLYKIIGVYAESDPREGAQQGLIPITTAQLIFNIGDRIHNLSVTTKDLSKKESLQVEKKIRTLLAANHKVDVNDTRAIGIYNSLENYIETMNIFKAINIFIWLIGIGTLIAGIVGVSNIMLIVVKERTKEIGIRKAIGASPSSIIGLILLESVFITLLAGYIGMLFGISLMELINFVMEQQNSAASSGDQGEFTMFLNPTVDLRIAISSLLLLVGAGTLAGYIPAKRAASIKPIEALHNE
- a CDS encoding ABC transporter ATP-binding protein: MIKLNNIHKSYVMGNSKLHVLKGINLDIEQGEFVSIMGSSGSGKSTLLNILGMLDNHDEGSYYLNNQQIKDMSEKKAAQLRNELVGFVFQSFNLISFKNAMENVALPLYYKGVKRKRRNIIAMEYLDKLGLRDWAEHMPNEMSGGQKQRIAIARALISKPKLILADEPTGALDTTTSYEVMEILKEINNDGITVILVTHEHDIASMTKKIIRLKDGQIHEIIRNGDLSNFREAYTKELETI
- a CDS encoding STAS/SEC14 domain-containing protein, which gives rise to MGDIDEEIEVREISDKEIWVKTNKFSIIHDNIIYVIAVGEQTTEFAKAQAEICMKMSGLIKGKVNFLIDLNKSGKNTPGARKTWKILTEHDNTEKVATFGLHPVAKVIASFVIRASSGNKMRFFSTKEEAIAWLKE
- a CDS encoding ATP-binding protein, translating into MMKKKRDRVRIEEMIEVIMKVGQGDLSVQLELSEKYDLLDSLAMGLNMMIDDLGSTHATEVQNEKFKQINIELEKAIDKAQESERLKTAFLANMSHEIRTPLNSILGFSELLSPDLGKAQFGVYSEIIRNSGIQLLQIIDDILDFSKLESKQLPLFLSLCNINKIMHEVYITQKQSKKLRQSNTIQLKEPEIELSNDIYLKTDPVRLKQILNNLINNAIKFTKEGFVEFGYSIKAGSRGEMIEFYVKDTGIGISDMKKKAIFERFIQVESFSMKEGNGLGLSICKGLVELLGGGIWVESNLDEGSCFYFTLPFSGQGEMVMPEQGEQDNGKWNLSGSKIFIAEDNLNSLTYLEEVLLIEGVFVKTALDGQSLLELLKEDTPDLILLDINMPVKNGYETIAEIRKNGLTMPIIAQTAYAMPEERSTILAAGCTDYISKPIQRMKLLSLISEVLKNNPI
- a CDS encoding carbamoyltransferase C-terminal domain-containing protein, with the protein product MNPQKPTLAIYGIQDRDDYEHPLYVHDHNLAIMQNGQVRDFLQLERITRRKRDNSLHKHLYSILKENKRLAEDFDLVFVDNVIGRTFITTQGNARFEAPLNQSLTNDLEEGNCWWFGKEVKAWALNHELAHVFTCLPFYGNFKNNSLLVHFDGGASKSNFSAWLFRNNSLEKITANWDYQHLTALFNANALVFSVIGAKLNEQNSVPGKMMGLAGYGTFQRELAEWLKTHDFFQNIWAKKSDFFHQAKKDFDIELGSFDQKNPFLQNIIATIHELFVRETLLIFQNLRQQTGCKTLYYSGGCALNIVANTRLIESKLFDEVFIPPCCEDSGLALGAAAFAEWKKHGQVEQHSAYLNNWNLPTNKFQYNTNDLEQAAKLLISGNVIGICNGFGEAGPRALGNRSMLCLANNKRLAKKISMQHKQREWYRPVAPVMLEKNARYFTGQTTIHQLSQHMLLDFSILPEKQAELEGAVHSDGTARIQSLFSRKQNPYLWDLLDLLDEKYQVRALINTSFNTKGEPIVHTTADVLKSGKEMKIDGVVIDGKVQKIVDY